The Ciconia boyciana chromosome 2, ASM3463844v1, whole genome shotgun sequence genome has a segment encoding these proteins:
- the TSHZ1 gene encoding teashirt homolog 1, which translates to MPRRKQQAPRRSAAYVPEEELKAAEIDEDSVEDDGLSLDIQENEYLCNEEAEIKEAQSYQNSPVSTATNQDAGYGSPFSENSDQLAHFKSTSSKEEKEDPQCTDNVSYPQDSLAQIKAVYANLLSETCWSSLALDLKKSSPTTSNNGIGQNENTTSTDTNANSQSTSTTSTNTSTSTTTSNTSNSNSNSGGSGYDWHQAALAKTLQQTSSYGLLPEPSLFSTVQLYRQNNKLYGSVFTGASKFRCKDCSAAYDTLVELTVHMNETGHYRDDNRDKEADKTKRWSKPRKRSLMEMEGKEDAQKVLKCMYCGHSFESLQDLSVHMIKTKHYQKVPLKEPVPAITKLVPSTKKRALQDLASPCSPEPTGITAEASLGESAKDQKTANPYVTPNNRYGYQNGASYTWQFEARKAQILKCMECGSSHDTLQQLTAHMMVTGHFLKVTNSASKKGKQLVLDPVVEEKIQSIPLPPTTHTRLPASNIKKQPDSPAGSTNSEEKKDLEKEKVVVNETEKKIKEENEDSTEKFEPTTLYQYLREEDLDDSPKGGIDILKSLENTVTTAISKAQNGAPSWGGYPSIHAAYQLPGTVKPLQPAVQSIQMQPSYASSVKSLSSEHNALIHSPGNLTPPPHKSNVSAMEELVEKVTGKISVKKEEKPLEKEKSSPVKPMSPAAKENKDFPKAEEINNKQQQKKSSETEVQKVKKDSPAEAHTPNGTEPHKTKVANGCNNLGIITDHSPEPSFINPLSALQSIMNTHLGKISKPVSPSLDPLAMLYKISNSMLDKPIYPTTPVKQADAIDRYYYENSDQPIDLTKSKNKPLVSSVADSASSPLRESALLDISDMVKNLTGRLTPKSSTPSTVSEKSDADGSSFEEALDELSPVHKRKGRQSNWNPQHLLILQAQFASSLRETPEGKYIMSDLGPQERVHISKFTGLSMTTISHWLANVKYQLRRTGGTKFLKNLDTGHPVFFCNDCASQFRTASTYISHLETHLGFSLKDLSKLPLNQIQEQQNVSKVLANKTLGSLGIAEEDLGSTFQCKLCNRTFASKHAVKLHLSKTHGKSPEDHLIYVTELEKQ; encoded by the coding sequence CATATGTTCCTGAGGAGGAattgaaagcagcagaaatagaTGAAGACAGCGTCGAAGATGATGGGCTGTCTCTGGACATCCAGGAGAATGAGTATTTGTGCAATGAAGAAGCGGAGATCAAAGAGGCTCAAAGCTACCAGAACTCCCCAGTCAGCACTGCAACTAATCAGGATGCAGGCTATGGTTCGCCGTTTAGTGAAAACAGCGATCAGCTGGCCCATTTCAAAAGCACTTCCtctaaagaagagaaagaggatcCTCAGTGCACAGACAATGTTTCCTATCCACAGGACAGCTTGGCACAAATAAAAGCTGTGTATGCAAATTTGCTTTCAGAGACTTGCTGGTCCAGTTTAGCTTTGGACTTAAAGAAATCCAGTCCAACCACCAGCAACAATGGAATCGGCCAGAATGAAAACACCACCAGTACCGACACCAATGCCAATTCCCAGAGTACTAGTACTACCAGTACCAACACTAGTACCAGTACAACCACCAGTAATACTAGTAACAGTAACAGTAACAGTGGTGGCTCAGGTTATGACTGGCACCAAGCTGCATTAGCTAAAACTTTGCAGCAGACCTCATCATACGGACTTCTCCCAGAGCCTAGTCTTTTCAGCACAGTACAGCTTTACCGGCAAAACAATAAACTTTATGGGTCTGTGTTCACCGGTGCTAGCAAGTTCCGATGCAAAGACTGCAGTGCAGCCTATGACACACTGGTGGAGCTAACAGTGCACATGAATGAAACTGGGCATTACCGGGATGACAACAGAGATAAAGAAGCTGATAAGACCAAACGGTGGTCAAAGCCTAGAAAACGATCACTTATGGAAATGGAAGGCAAAGAGGATGCCCAAAAAGTGCTGAAGTGCATGTACTGTGGGCATTCATTTGAGTCTTTGCAAGACCTCAGCGTCCACatgataaaaacaaagcattacCAGAAAGTGCCTCTGAAGGAGCCAGTACCAGCCATCACTAAATTGGTCCCTTCTACCAAAAAGCGAGCACTTCAGGACTTAGCTTCACCTTGTTCACCTGAGCCAACAGGGATCACTGCAGAAGCTTCACTGGGTGAGTCTGCAAAGGATCAGAAAACTGCCAACCCCTATGTGACTCCAAACAACCGCTATGGCTATCAGAATGGTGCTAGCTACACTTGGCAGTTTGAGGCACGCAAAGCCCAAATACTGAAATGCATGGAATGTGGCAGTTCCCATGACACTTTGCAGCAGCTCACTGCTCACATGATGGTCACTGGTCATTTCTTGAAGGTGACCAATTCTGCTTCCAAAAAAGGCAAACAGCTAGTATTGGACCCTGTGGTGGAGGAGAAGATACAGTCTATACCTCTTCCACCCACCACCCACACAAGGCTACCAGCCTCCAACATTAAAAAGCAGCCCGATTCCCCAGCGGGCTCCACAAACTcggaggaaaagaaagacctagagaaggaaaaggtggtGGtcaatgaaacagagaaaaagattaaagaagAGAATGAGGACTCCACAGAGAAGTTTGAGCCAACAACTTTGTATCAGTACCTCAGAGAGGAGGACCTAGATGATAGTCCTAAAGGTGGAATAGACATACTGAAATCCCTGGAGAACACGGTGACAACAGCTATCAGCAAAGCTCAGAATGGAGCCCCTTCCTGGGGAGGATATCCCAGTATTCATGCAGCTTACCAGCTCCCGGGAACAGTCAAACCCCTTCAGCCCGCGGTGCAGAGCATTCAGATGCAGCCGTCTTATGCCAGCAGTGTAAAATCACTGTCGTCAGAACACAATGCGCTCATCCATTCCCCAGGCAATCTCACACCCCCACCTCACAAGAGCAATGTATCTGCTATGGAAGAACTGGTGGAGAAAGTTACAGGTAAAATCAGcgtgaagaaggaagaaaagcctttggagaaagagaagagttcTCCAGTCAAACCCATGTCACCTGCtgctaaagaaaacaaggaCTTCCcgaaagcagaagaaataaataacaaacagcagcagaagaagaGCTCTGAGACAGAAGTTCAGAAGGTCAAAAAGGATAGTCCAGCAGAAGCACATACACCAAATGGTACAGAGCCACATAAAACAAAGGTTGCAAACGGCTGTAACAATTTAGGAATCATCACAGATCATTCACCTGAGCCATCCTTCATTAATCCATTGAGCGCTTTACAGTCCATTATGAATACCCACTTAGGCAAAATTTCTAAGCCGGTAAGCCCCTCTCTGGACCCTTTGGCCATGCTGTACAAAATTAGCAACAGCATGTTGGACAAACCCATTTACCCAACAACTCCGGTCAAGCAGGCTGATGCTATTGACCGGTACTACTATGAGAACAGTGATCAACCTATTGATTTAACCAAGTCCAAAAACAAACCTCTTGTTTCCAGTGTGGCTGACTCTGCCTCATCCCCGCTAAGGGAGAGTGCCCTGCTGGATATTTCCGATATGGTGAAGAACCTCACAGGGCGTTTGACACCCAAGTCTTCAACTCCGTCTACCGTGTCAGAGAAGTCTGACGCTGACGGGAGCAGTTTTGAGGAAGCTCTGGATGAACTGTCACCAGTACACAAGAGGAAGGGCAGACAGTCCAACTGGAACCCTCAGCATCTTCTAATCCTTCAAGCCCAGTTTGCTTCCAGCTTGAGGGAGACCCCAGAAGGCAAATACATTATGTCGGACTTAGGTCCGCAAGAGCGGGTACACATCTCTAAGTTTACTGGTCTTTCCATGACCACAATTAGCCACTGGCTGGCCAATGTGAAGTATCAGTTAAGGAGGACAGGTGGAActaaatttttaaagaacttggACACAGGacatcctgttttcttttgcaatgatTGTGCCTCTCAGTTCAGGACTGCTTCTACGTACATAAGTCACTTAGAGACACACCTAGGGTTTAGTTTGAAGGATCTGTCAAAGTTGCCACTTAATCAGATTCAAGAACAGCAGAATGTTTCAAAAGTCCTCGCAAACAAGACTTTGGGCTCACTTGGAATTGCCGAGGAGGACTTAGGCTCCACATTCCAGTGTAAGCTCTGTAACCGAACTTTTGCAAGCAAGCATGCAGTCAAACTGCACCTTAGTAAAACACATGGCAAGTCCCCAGAGGACCACCTGATCTATGTAACTGAGTTAGAAAAACAATAG